In Fusobacterium nucleatum, the genomic stretch ATATCCTGCTCTTGCCAAAAATAGAGAAACTATAAAAGTTGTACTTAAAGTTAAAATATTTAAAATAGCTCCTGAAAATATTTTATTTTTAGCTTTATATAAAATTTTTTCTAAAAAACTTATTAACTTCCCTATTATAATAACAGGATGATATAGCCATCTTGGATCACCTAATATCAAATCTATAATATAAGCCAATCCAAACTTTACTGCAAAATAATTAAACATTTCTATTCTCCATTAAAAACTATTTTAATAAGTCTAAAATTTCTTCTTTACTTAATGGCTCAACCATAATATATGAAGCATCTATAAATTTATATTTATTTATAGGTAATTTCTTTATGAAATCATCATAATTCAAATTCCCTGCAACTTGATAACTGTTTGGATCATTTTCATCTCCATTAATAGTTACTAGACCAATATTCCAAAGAGAAATATCTTCATTTTTTACTATATCTGAATTTTCAAATTCAACACTAGGTTTATAAGGAAGAATAGTTCTAAGATTTTGGGTAAGAGTATAAGCTCCTATAATTTTTCCATCTGCCTTATTTTTATAAAATTGTTGATGTGCTGAATAAGCATCTAGATATTGAATTTCTTTTACTATATTTGAAAAAGTATCAATAGGACTATCTGAGTTATTAATTTTATCTAACATTTCTTGATTAAAAGAAACAACTCTATCTATACCAAAAATAGTATAATTATCTGTTTTTCCAGATTTCATATTTGATGTAATT encodes the following:
- a CDS encoding DUF4299 domain-containing protein, coding for MSISFYVKNKKKFLGYEKVLNVEEALTILDKELNTYNTGNIDINDLLLSPVSNYQCLLIGEDKVSARGFELSYDDKNKDYAVRIFTPSSREDWLLALEYIKALAKKFGSEIINERGEVYTVDNIDKFDYINDILYGIEVITSNMKSGKTDNYTIFGIDRVVSFNQEMLDKINNSDSPIDTFSNIVKEIQYLDAYSAHQQFYKNKADGKIIGAYTLTQNLRTILPYKPSVEFENSDIVKNEDISLWNIGLVTINGDENDPNSYQVAGNLNYDDFIKKLPINKYKFIDASYIMVEPLSKEEILDLLK